A genomic segment from Glycine soja cultivar W05 chromosome 18, ASM419377v2, whole genome shotgun sequence encodes:
- the LOC114394601 gene encoding uncharacterized protein LOC114394601 produces the protein MGFGLSLRKKSSKQQSRSKTDKESSDLPQPNPCSKDSLKLKSKSNVGQASSDSCHKAKHDVKGKVQHLDSAKGSSTQPDELVKYMSNLPSFLKRSDGGESIQGKALNVGVLDWSHLEKWKNKQTHTKAEASNFTSSNSSKEISSRAATTSSSATSGGHNKKLDGRKVSSSSRSKGPYKEGLPRRSKMSSQNVKHYQHSETETKTLGDELGMSPSEFGKTQSDTSLRRVKVNDYDEITSVVESSASKSRHNVVSLVPNENSSGRDVEEKKRMEGLQQHSLKKKERSLKSSSDKRFPSLESKTKGVSFDSQKKMISSSSEAKKKMDQWQESDIDAGYEQNHRMPNNIVLLRPPRVLQLKSEDYFQHSQSRTSSEEDFLESSWSSLSYMSIPEEVYTEDVHSKIPHSSVLPSVTELASSETLQHSINTDLDMDRSSVLSKKPACSNSISSLQSENTCIEKDVLDIKPKNQCAFSNVLESLDHETAELTPQNPSSNCRLSLSLSLSRIGRSFSFKEGSISKLSSTYVGAKSGPVTPESYAYLNNHSEDMVKGHNRTMSSPFLRLLDPILKRKASNIQFSDEQSVTSKGSMDSISLRTINLSDEKSKESPTQALLQLTIRNGVPLFKFVLNSERKVLAATMKSLALPEKDDVDCYFTFYLVNEIKKKSGKWMNHRSKEKNCGYVYNIVGQMKVSSSKTTESSNENSKRESVVKEYVLMGVEVDQLDQEPPEFFMSKELAAVVIEIPCENVNHEGLSYSHNLLRKRCLKCLADEKCFCSSQENEIYGNITVILPGGVHSSPNTGQPSPLIHRWKLGGTCDCGGWDVGCKLLVLSNQNLSSNIPRSSKSYLERFHLFVQEGADQNTPLFTLVPLKDGFYSVEFSSEINHLQAFFMSVAVLSSHNLPSSLEINNMQEAINKEFSPKSNNELQGKAPLYYNPIPPYSPADRV, from the exons ATGGGATTTGGTTTAAGCCTTCGAAAGAAAAGCTCAAAGCAGCAAAGCAGGTCAAAGACAGACAAGGAGAGTTCTGATTTGCCTCAACCCAATCCATGTTCAAAGGATTCACTTAAGCTTAAATCAAAGTCTAATGTTGGTCAAGCAAGCAGTGATTCTTGTCATAAAGCAAAGCATGATGTAAAAGGAAAGGTTCAGCACTTGGATAGTGCAAAGGGAAGTTCAACTCAACCTGATGAACTTGTCAAGTACATGTCTAATTTGCCCAGTTTTCTCAAGCGTTCTGATGGAGGAGAAAGCATTCAAGGGAAGGCTTTAAATGTTGGAGTTCTTGATTGGTCACATCTTGAAAAATGGAAGAACAAACAAACACATACAAAGGCAGAAGCTAGCAATTTCACATCATCCAATAGCAGTAAAGAAATATCCTCAAGGGCAGCCACTACATCATCGTCTGCCACTTCGGGTGGCCATAATAAAAAGCTTGATGGTAGAAAAGTTTCGAGTTCTTCACGAAGCAAGGGACCTTATAAAGAAGGCCTTCCTAGAAGATCTAAAATGTCTTCTCAGAATGTCAAGCACTATCAACATTCTGAAACTGAAACAAAGACCCTTGGAGATGAGCTTGGGATGTCACCCTCGGAATTTGGCAAAACTCAGTCAGATACATCACTTCGAAGGGTGAAAGTTAATGACTATGATGAAATAACTTCAGTAGTTGAAAGCTCTGCATCCAAGTCCAGGCATAATGTGGTCTCACTAGTTCCGAATGAAAATTCAAGTGGTAGGGATgttgaagaaaagaagaggaTGGAGGGTTTACAGCAGCATAGCCTCAAGAAAAAGGAGAGGAGTCTAAAGTCCAGTTCTGATAAGAGATTTCCATCATTAGAATCAAAAACTAAAGGAGtctcatttgattctcagaagaAAATGATTTCCAGCAGCAGTGAAgccaagaaaaagatggatcAGTGGCAGGAGTCAGATATTGATGCTGGTTATGAACAAAATCATAGGATGCCTAATAATATTGTGTTGCTTCGTCCCCCAAGAGTTCTGCAATTGAAATCAGAAGACTATTTTCAGCATTCTCAATCAAGAACTTCATCTGAAGAAGATTTTTTGGAATCAAGCTGGAGTAGTTTGTCATATATGTCCATTCCTGAGGAGGTTTACACTGAAGATGTACATTCTAAAATTCCTCATTCAAGTGTACTGCCTTCTGTGACTGAGCTTGCTTCTTCAGAAACATTGCAACATAGTATCAATACTGATCTAGATATGGATCGTTCTTCTGTTTTATCTAAGAAACCAGCATGCTCAAATAGCATATCTAGTCTCCAATCTGAAAATACTTGCATTGAAAAGGATGTGTTAGATATCAAGCCAAAAAATCAGTGTGCTTTCAGTAATGTGCTGGAATCACTGGACCATGAAACTGCTGAGCTGACACCTCAGAATCCCTCATCTAATTGTCGGCTTAGCTTAAGCTTAAGCTTAAGCCGGATTGGAAGAAGTTTTAGTTTCAAGGAAGGGTCTATTTCAAAACTTAGCTCCACGTATGTTGGTGCAAAGTCTGGTCCAGTGACACCTGAATCTTATGCTTATTTGAATAATCATAGCGAAGATATGGTAAAAGGTCATAACAGAACTATGTCCAGCCCCTTCCTAAGGTTATTAGATCCCATATTGAAGCGTAAGGCATCAAACATACAGTTTTCAGATGAACAAAGTGTGACATCAAAAGGAAGCATGGATTCCATCAGCTTGaggacaatcaatctgtctGATGAAAAGAGCAAGGAATCACCAACCCAAGCCCTTTTGCAGTTAACAATAAGAAATGGAGTACCTTTGTTTAAATTTGTGCTCAACAGTGAAAGAAAGGTTCTTGCTGCGACCATGAAGAGCTTAGCATTGCCGGAGAAGGATGATGTAGACTGCTATTTCACATTCTACCTTGTtaatgaaattaagaaaaagagtgGCAAATGGATGAATCATAggagtaaagaaaaaaattgtggatATGTCTACAATATTGTTGGTCAGATGAAAGTTTCTAGCTCTAAAACCACTGAATCAAGCAACGAGAACTCCAAGAGAGAGAGTGTGGTGAAAGAATATGTGCTAATGGGAGTTGAAGTTGACCAGCTAGATCAAGAACCACCAGAATTCTTCATGAGCAAGGAGCTTGCAGCTGTTGTTATTGAGATCCCTTGTGAAAACGTAAATCATGAAGGACTATCATATAGTCATAACTTACTGAGAAAAAGATGCTTAAAGTGCTTGGCAGATGAAAAATGCTTTTGCAGCTcacaagaaaatgaaatctATGGCAACATTACAGTTATACTTCCTGGTGGTGTACATAGTTCACCAAACACAGGACAACCTTCACCATTAATCCATAGATGGAAGTTGGGGGGAACATGTGATTGTGGAGGTTGGGATGTTGGTTGCAAATTGCTTGTTCTCTCTAACCAAAACCTTAGTTCAAATATTCCAAGGAGTTCAAAATCTTACCTTGAGAGATTTCATCTTTTTGTTCAG GAAGGAGCTGATCAAAACACACCCCTATTCACGTTGGTTCCATTGAAGGATGGATTCTACTCAGTCGAATTCAGTTCAGAAATTAATCATTTACAAGCATTCTTCATGTCTGTGGCAGTTTTAAGCAGCCATAACTTGCCAAGTTCCTTGGAAATCAATAACATGCAAGAAGCAATCAATAAAGAATTCAGTCCCAAGAGCAACAATGAACTTCAGGGGAAAGCACCTTTATATTATAATCCAATTCCTCCATACTCCCCTGCTGACAGAGTTTAA